From the Nitratidesulfovibrio sp. genome, one window contains:
- the thrC gene encoding threonine synthase, protein MSCPTSCSAPGHDFPTARTRMEYVCLGCGERRGIDELLYTCPGCGGVYLLEDLAFDKLTTLRTGPQWRALFDARAATRTTALRGIFRFYELMAPVLEEEDIVYLGEGNTPIVEAAPALRDGVGIPFAFKNDGQNPSASFKDRGMACAFSYLKALVRKHGWDEVLTVCASTGDTSAAAALYASYVGGPVKSVVLLPHGKVTPQQLSQPLGSGATVLEIPGVFDDCMKVVEHLAENYRVALLNSKNSWRILGQESYAFEVAQWHGWDMKGQCVFVPIGNAGNVTAIMAGFLKLLRLGIIDALPRVIGVQSHHADPVWRYYSQPDPAKRNYAPVTVQPSVAQAAMIGNPVSFPRVKALADKFIAEGGERAFSVVQVTEQEIMDAMIRGNRHGHIACTQGGECLAGLIKARELGLVSPGEHAVLDATAHSLKFAGFQDMYFTNSFPPEYGVTPDPSLANAPALVVSPEDKARLSPEAYTLAAAEAVVAKLGLAKKA, encoded by the coding sequence ATGTCCTGTCCCACATCCTGTTCCGCACCCGGTCACGACTTTCCGACCGCGCGCACGCGGATGGAGTACGTCTGCCTCGGCTGCGGAGAGCGCCGCGGCATCGACGAACTGCTGTACACCTGTCCCGGTTGCGGCGGGGTGTACCTGCTGGAAGACCTCGCCTTCGACAAGCTGACGACACTGCGCACCGGCCCCCAATGGCGCGCCCTGTTCGACGCCCGCGCCGCCACCCGCACCACCGCCCTGCGCGGCATCTTCCGCTTTTACGAGCTGATGGCCCCGGTGCTGGAAGAAGAGGACATCGTGTACCTGGGCGAGGGCAACACCCCCATCGTCGAGGCGGCCCCCGCGCTGCGCGATGGAGTGGGCATTCCCTTCGCCTTCAAGAACGACGGCCAGAACCCCAGCGCCTCGTTCAAGGACCGGGGCATGGCCTGCGCGTTCAGCTACCTGAAGGCGCTGGTGCGCAAGCACGGCTGGGACGAGGTGCTGACCGTGTGCGCCTCCACCGGCGACACTTCCGCCGCCGCCGCGCTGTACGCCTCTTACGTGGGCGGGCCGGTGAAGTCGGTGGTGCTGCTGCCGCACGGCAAGGTCACCCCGCAGCAGCTTTCGCAGCCACTGGGCAGCGGGGCCACGGTGCTGGAAATTCCCGGCGTGTTCGACGACTGCATGAAGGTGGTCGAGCATCTGGCCGAAAACTACCGGGTGGCCCTGCTGAATTCCAAGAACAGCTGGCGCATCCTGGGGCAGGAATCGTACGCCTTCGAGGTGGCCCAGTGGCACGGCTGGGACATGAAGGGCCAGTGCGTGTTCGTGCCCATCGGCAACGCGGGCAACGTCACGGCCATCATGGCGGGCTTCCTGAAGCTGCTGCGCCTTGGCATCATCGACGCCCTGCCACGGGTCATCGGCGTGCAGTCGCACCATGCCGACCCGGTGTGGCGCTACTACAGCCAGCCGGACCCGGCCAAGCGCAACTACGCCCCCGTCACCGTGCAGCCCAGCGTGGCCCAGGCGGCCATGATCGGCAACCCGGTGTCCTTCCCGCGCGTGAAGGCGCTGGCGGACAAGTTCATTGCTGAAGGGGGCGAACGCGCCTTCTCCGTGGTGCAGGTGACCGAGCAGGAGATCATGGACGCCATGATCCGGGGCAACCGCCACGGGCACATCGCCTGCACCCAGGGCGGCGAATGCCTGGCCGGGCTGATCAAGGCCCGTGAACTGGGCCTGGTGTCGCCGGGCGAGCACGCCGTGCTCGACGCCACCGCCCACAGCCTGAAGTTTGCGGGCTTTCAGGACATGTACTTCACCAACAGCTTCCCGCCCGAATACGGCGTGACCCCGGACCCCAGCCTGGCCAACGCGCCCGCGCTGGTGGTCAGCCCGGAAGACAAGGCGCGCCTGTCGCCCGAGGCCTACACCCTGGCCGCCGCCGAAGCGGTGGTGGCCAAGCTGGGGCTGGCGAAGAAGGCATAA
- a CDS encoding DMT family transporter, producing MRPVDLLRLLLLAAIWGSSFLFMRLVAPALGPLLTAELRVLLAGLTLFAWFRAVGMDMGLRANWRFFVIVGTVNSGVPFALFAYAALHIPAAYSAVLNATAPLFGVICAAVWLCERVTPARVAGLALGITGVAVMVGVGPVQPTPQMLLAVGAGLAAPLCYGLAATYIKLHGAGIRPGAVAAGSQLGAALTLLPALPLWPAPALHNPALLTPLVLACIVTLALVCGAVAYLLYFRLVEDAGPARALAVTLLIPVFGMGWGALFLGERITPAMAAGAACIVVGLVLLLDLRQLFRGRVPG from the coding sequence ATGCGTCCCGTCGATCTGCTTCGCCTGTTGCTGCTGGCCGCCATCTGGGGCTCATCGTTCCTGTTCATGCGGCTGGTGGCCCCGGCGCTGGGGCCGCTGCTGACCGCCGAACTGCGCGTGCTGCTGGCGGGCCTGACCCTGTTCGCCTGGTTCCGCGCCGTGGGCATGGATATGGGGCTGCGCGCCAACTGGCGCTTTTTCGTCATCGTGGGCACGGTGAATTCCGGCGTGCCCTTTGCCCTGTTCGCCTATGCCGCGTTGCACATTCCGGCGGCGTATTCCGCCGTGCTCAATGCCACGGCGCCGTTGTTCGGGGTGATCTGCGCGGCGGTGTGGCTGTGCGAGCGCGTCACCCCGGCCCGCGTGGCCGGGCTGGCGCTGGGCATCACCGGGGTGGCCGTAATGGTGGGGGTGGGGCCGGTGCAGCCAACCCCGCAAATGCTGCTGGCTGTGGGGGCCGGGCTGGCCGCGCCACTGTGCTACGGACTGGCCGCCACGTACATCAAGCTGCACGGCGCGGGCATCCGCCCCGGTGCGGTGGCGGCGGGCAGCCAACTGGGCGCGGCGTTGACCCTGCTGCCCGCGCTGCCCCTGTGGCCCGCGCCCGCCCTGCACAATCCCGCTCTGCTCACCCCGCTGGTGCTGGCGTGCATCGTCACCCTGGCCCTGGTCTGCGGGGCCGTGGCCTATCTGCTGTACTTCCGGCTGGTGGAGGATGCCGGCCCGGCCCGCGCGCTTGCCGTCACCCTGCTCATACCCGTGTTCGGCATGGGCTGGGGCGCGTTGTTCCTTGGCGAGCGCATCACCCCGGCCATGGCTGCCGGGGCCGCGTGCATCGTGGTGGGCCTTGTGCTGCTGCTGGACCTGCGCCAGTTGTTCCGGGGGCGAGTACCGGGATAG
- a CDS encoding ThiF family adenylyltransferase: MGSSDMLRQALERAAVPGALSDGTPVRMLAHGAAAAIARQSGAGLRHVEIAALEQGLVPERYLRNFTTLDCAGQARLLGTRVALVGLGGLGGHILDGLARMGVGHIRVADNDVFEPTNLNRQLLATEAELGVSKADAAARRVAQVNPAVELDVHRGRLEGADFARFYAGADVAIDALGGVAFRPAAEAGAAAAGVPLIAASVAGWTAMVATALPGERGLAGMFFPHGQSAATPAEDVLGCQPPALLVAAGLVLSEAVRLALGQPPRLGGPHGRLAVVDLSTVSLDRLSLRG; encoded by the coding sequence ATGGGTTCTTCCGACATGCTGCGCCAAGCGCTGGAGCGGGCCGCCGTGCCCGGCGCCCTGTCCGACGGCACGCCGGTGCGGATGCTTGCGCATGGCGCGGCGGCGGCCATCGCCCGGCAGTCAGGCGCAGGCCTGCGCCATGTCGAAATCGCGGCGCTGGAGCAGGGGCTGGTTCCGGAACGCTACTTGCGCAACTTCACCACGCTGGATTGCGCGGGACAGGCCCGGCTGCTGGGCACCCGCGTGGCCCTGGTGGGGCTGGGCGGCCTTGGCGGGCACATTCTGGATGGGTTGGCCCGGATGGGCGTCGGGCATATTCGGGTGGCGGACAACGATGTGTTCGAGCCCACCAACCTGAACCGCCAGTTGCTGGCCACGGAAGCGGAACTCGGCGTGTCCAAGGCGGACGCTGCCGCCCGCCGCGTGGCACAGGTGAACCCCGCCGTGGAACTGGACGTGCACCGGGGCAGGCTGGAAGGGGCGGACTTTGCGCGGTTCTATGCGGGCGCGGACGTGGCCATCGACGCGCTGGGGGGCGTGGCGTTTCGTCCTGCTGCCGAGGCCGGGGCCGCCGCAGCAGGTGTGCCGCTGATCGCCGCCAGCGTGGCCGGGTGGACGGCCATGGTGGCCACGGCCTTGCCCGGCGAACGCGGGCTGGCCGGAATGTTCTTTCCGCACGGGCAGTCGGCGGCAACCCCGGCGGAAGACGTGCTGGGCTGCCAGCCCCCGGCCTTGTTGGTGGCGGCAGGTCTGGTGCTGTCCGAGGCGGTGCGGCTGGCGCTGGGCCAGCCCCCGCGACTGGGCGGTCCCCATGGCCGGCTGGCCGTGGTGGACCTGTCGACGGTCAGCCTCGACCGGCTGTCGCTGCGGGGGTAG
- the hflX gene encoding GTPase HflX produces the protein MTPPHPIPGPPVRTSPHNSGPVQQSGSRADTARLPAGSARYLPAPLPRAASSAYDVLSRRSADRAHHIAFRQRRSTPIAKVLGNTQGLKPSHVKALTRLYQRRFPSVGGYSHEQARELAALSRSVGRQVAVLIDRQGRVAMVLVGDTGAITIPELPRARTGSGRLRGLRLLHTHLGADLLSQEDLMDLLFLRLDGFGVLTVNEWGEPLTFQQAHLLPQAEDGKAYRVHPAQPWDRVDTDVVAQVEALEAEMARAVSDARAVAPARARGTTAIAAGAVPQGRSHAEHIAHTTALASEAEGPAAVLVSVSTAPRPLQELNLAELTELARTAGVRCAGTLIQRVPSLNPKFILGKGKLAELEVLALQGNATMIIFDGELSPAQLRNLADVTERKVLDRTQLILDIFAQHATTRAGKLQVEMAQLKYTQPRLVGKNRAMDRLMGGIGGRGPGETKLETDRRRIRDRIGRIKDELETLRRQRAYARARRAKQRVPLASLVGYTNAGKSTLLNALTNSTVLAENKLFATLDPTTRRLRFPHERELILADTVGFIRNLPKELLEAFRATLEELEAADLLIHVADAGHPELDRQLGAVDTILTDMELHEVPRLLVLNKWDTLDDATRETLRAVHPDAITLSAATRQGLDELVASIAARIDWERDLRPCGKRAGKGAGEDGNADAEGDDSQCPPDNDAPDHENAPDHEDATAGYEWPEMESDRLN, from the coding sequence ATGACGCCCCCACATCCCATACCGGGGCCGCCAGTCCGCACCAGTCCGCACAACTCGGGGCCAGTGCAGCAGTCGGGCAGTCGGGCCGATACGGCGCGCCTCCCGGCGGGAAGCGCCCGTTACCTCCCTGCCCCGCTTCCCCGCGCCGCCTCTTCCGCGTATGATGTTCTTTCGCGCCGGTCAGCCGACCGCGCGCACCACATTGCATTCCGCCAGCGCAGGAGCACTCCCATCGCCAAGGTTCTCGGCAACACCCAGGGGCTCAAGCCCAGCCACGTCAAGGCCCTGACCCGCCTGTACCAGCGCCGCTTCCCGTCCGTGGGGGGCTACTCGCACGAACAGGCCCGCGAACTGGCCGCCTTGTCCCGCAGCGTGGGGCGGCAGGTGGCCGTGCTCATAGACCGGCAGGGCCGCGTGGCCATGGTGCTGGTGGGCGACACCGGCGCCATCACCATTCCGGAACTGCCCCGCGCCCGCACCGGCTCTGGCCGCCTGCGCGGTCTGCGCCTGCTGCACACCCACCTCGGGGCAGACCTGCTTTCGCAGGAAGACCTGATGGACCTGCTGTTCCTGCGGCTGGACGGCTTCGGCGTGCTGACCGTGAACGAATGGGGCGAACCGCTGACCTTCCAGCAGGCCCATCTGCTCCCGCAGGCAGAAGACGGCAAGGCCTACCGGGTACACCCGGCCCAACCCTGGGACCGCGTGGATACCGACGTGGTGGCCCAGGTGGAGGCGCTGGAAGCGGAAATGGCCCGTGCCGTCAGCGACGCGCGCGCGGTGGCCCCCGCCCGGGCGCGCGGCACCACGGCTATCGCCGCCGGGGCCGTGCCGCAGGGGCGCAGCCATGCCGAGCACATCGCCCATACCACCGCCCTGGCGTCCGAGGCCGAAGGCCCCGCTGCCGTGCTGGTCAGCGTGTCCACGGCCCCCCGCCCCCTGCAGGAACTGAATCTGGCCGAGCTGACCGAACTGGCCCGCACCGCCGGGGTGCGCTGCGCGGGCACCCTGATCCAGCGCGTACCCTCGCTGAACCCAAAGTTCATCCTGGGCAAGGGCAAGCTGGCGGAACTGGAGGTGCTGGCCCTGCAAGGCAACGCCACCATGATCATCTTCGACGGCGAACTTTCACCGGCCCAACTGCGCAACCTGGCAGACGTCACCGAGCGCAAGGTGCTGGACCGCACCCAGCTGATCCTGGACATCTTTGCCCAGCACGCCACCACCCGCGCGGGCAAGTTGCAGGTGGAAATGGCCCAGCTAAAGTACACCCAGCCCCGCCTTGTGGGAAAAAACCGCGCCATGGACCGCCTGATGGGCGGCATAGGCGGGCGCGGCCCCGGCGAAACCAAACTGGAAACCGACCGCCGCCGCATCCGCGACCGCATCGGGCGCATCAAGGACGAGTTGGAAACCCTGCGCCGCCAGCGCGCCTATGCCCGCGCCCGGCGCGCCAAGCAGCGGGTGCCGCTGGCCTCGCTGGTGGGCTACACCAACGCGGGCAAGTCCACCCTGCTCAACGCCCTGACCAACAGCACCGTGCTGGCCGAAAACAAGCTGTTCGCCACGCTGGACCCCACCACCCGCCGCCTGCGCTTTCCGCACGAGCGCGAACTGATTCTGGCCGACACCGTGGGCTTCATCCGCAACCTGCCCAAGGAACTGCTGGAAGCCTTCCGGGCCACGCTGGAGGAACTGGAAGCGGCGGACCTGCTGATCCACGTGGCCGACGCGGGCCACCCCGAACTGGACCGCCAGTTGGGCGCGGTGGACACCATCCTTACCGACATGGAACTGCACGAGGTACCGCGCCTGCTGGTACTGAACAAGTGGGACACCCTGGACGACGCAACGCGCGAAACCCTGCGCGCCGTGCACCCGGACGCCATCACCCTGTCCGCCGCCACGCGGCAGGGGCTGGACGAGCTGGTGGCGTCCATCGCCGCACGCATCGACTGGGAACGCGACCTGCGCCCCTGCGGCAAGCGCGCGGGCAAGGGCGCTGGCGAGGACGGGAATGCCGATGCCGAGGGGGACGACAGCCAGTGCCCGCCCGACAACGATGCCCCCGATCACGAAAATGCGCCCGACCACGAGGACGCCACCGCCGGATACGAATGGCCGGAGATGGAGTCGGACCGGCTGAACTGA
- a CDS encoding glycosyltransferase, which produces MHYQYLAPGLQTELEALTIDDVIDHLRNHLGNFLLDAPVCVSYLNRLAAEPGGLSTSRQMDWLRWLVRTFARLRPFDEQAVTLAARVNGTPEDTPLHRALAKVRTPEALHHRVEQTANQPPEEARDMLLRLFREMPFSVDMAERLLHLDLQLALMPGDGWYEGLRCPPLLRGLLERERFRACMLHGNDATALELRNHTHAVGADDPGWLNCAAELAVRTGDRAAGMNFYSTSLRLDPTQIPVALRLRELEQPFVTPPDALGSAVGPVAVFLYSWNKRDLLEQTLRSLAASDTGGASITLLLNGCTDGSAEMAAALNASLFGGRMKIIELPVNVGAPAARNWLLHTPRGREAAFVAFLDDDVEVPANWLSTLVSVLRANPRAGVVGAKAIFPGAPRRLQYLYRTVSVAQPGLLRISLGAPNFNYDGGFYDYVRSTANVMGCCHVFTRAALDAVRDFDIRFSPSQMDDIAHDMDLCLHGFEVMYCGLVSCVHHQMSGVGIGNVHVGRMGNVLGNDVKFYYRFANRLDELRGLTARHTVPDTPPVA; this is translated from the coding sequence ATGCACTACCAGTACCTCGCCCCCGGCCTTCAGACGGAACTGGAAGCCCTAACCATTGACGACGTCATCGACCACCTGCGCAATCACCTGGGCAATTTTCTGCTCGATGCGCCGGTTTGCGTCAGCTACCTGAACCGGCTGGCAGCCGAACCCGGCGGCCTGAGCACGTCCCGCCAGATGGACTGGCTGCGCTGGCTGGTGCGCACCTTTGCCCGGTTGCGGCCCTTTGACGAGCAGGCCGTGACACTGGCCGCCCGCGTGAACGGCACGCCGGAAGACACCCCGCTGCATCGGGCCCTGGCCAAGGTGCGCACCCCCGAAGCCCTGCACCATCGGGTGGAGCAGACCGCCAATCAACCGCCGGAAGAAGCGCGCGACATGCTGTTGCGCCTGTTCCGCGAAATGCCGTTTTCCGTGGACATGGCCGAACGGCTGCTGCATCTGGACCTGCAACTGGCGCTCATGCCCGGTGACGGCTGGTACGAGGGGCTGCGCTGCCCGCCCCTGCTGCGCGGCCTGCTGGAGCGGGAGCGCTTTCGGGCGTGCATGCTGCACGGCAACGACGCCACGGCGCTGGAACTGCGAAACCACACGCATGCCGTCGGCGCGGACGACCCCGGCTGGCTGAACTGCGCGGCGGAACTGGCCGTACGCACCGGCGACCGGGCGGCGGGCATGAATTTCTACAGCACGTCCCTGCGGCTGGACCCCACGCAGATTCCCGTAGCCTTGCGCCTGCGAGAACTGGAGCAACCGTTCGTCACCCCGCCGGACGCCCTGGGCTCAGCCGTCGGCCCCGTGGCCGTCTTTCTGTACTCCTGGAACAAGCGCGACCTGCTGGAACAGACCCTGCGCTCACTGGCGGCGTCGGACACGGGCGGGGCATCCATCACCCTGCTGCTGAACGGCTGCACCGACGGCTCTGCGGAAATGGCGGCAGCGCTGAACGCCAGCCTGTTCGGCGGGCGCATGAAGATCATCGAGTTGCCCGTCAACGTGGGGGCTCCGGCGGCGCGCAACTGGCTGCTGCACACCCCGCGCGGGCGCGAGGCGGCCTTCGTGGCCTTTCTGGATGACGACGTGGAGGTGCCCGCCAACTGGCTGTCCACCCTGGTTTCCGTACTGCGCGCCAACCCGCGAGCAGGGGTGGTCGGTGCCAAGGCGATCTTTCCCGGCGCGCCGCGCCGGTTGCAGTACCTGTACCGCACCGTGTCCGTGGCACAGCCGGGGCTTTTGCGCATCAGCCTGGGCGCGCCCAACTTCAATTACGACGGCGGGTTCTACGACTACGTCCGGTCCACGGCCAATGTCATGGGCTGCTGCCACGTGTTCACCCGCGCCGCGCTGGATGCAGTGCGCGACTTCGACATCCGCTTCTCGCCCTCGCAGATGGACGACATTGCCCACGATATGGACCTGTGTCTGCACGGCTTCGAGGTGATGTACTGCGGCCTTGTCTCCTGCGTACACCACCAGATGTCGGGAGTGGGCATCGGCAACGTGCATGTCGGCCGCATGGGCAACGTGCTGGGCAACGACGTGAAGTTCTACTACCGCTTTGCCAACCGGCTGGACGAACTGCGGGGGCTTACCGCGCGCCACACGGTGCCCGATACCCCGCCGGTGGCGTAG
- a CDS encoding IMP cyclohydrolase → MEFLPIKRALMSATDKSGLAEFAAFLAGNGVELVSTGGTRRMLDEAGLKVTPVSRVTGFPEILGGRVKTLHPHIHGGVLADKDNPEHVATLRELGIAPFDLICVNLYDFATAAAKGLDLKQAVEEIDIGGPCMLRAAAKNYHSILVLPSPAYYGRAMEEMRGNSMRVGLEFRREMSVLTFAATAAYDRMIADYLAAAAR, encoded by the coding sequence ATGGAGTTCCTGCCCATCAAACGGGCGCTCATGAGCGCCACGGACAAGAGCGGCCTGGCCGAATTCGCGGCCTTTCTGGCGGGCAACGGCGTGGAACTCGTCTCCACCGGCGGCACGCGCCGCATGCTCGATGAGGCGGGGCTGAAGGTCACCCCCGTCAGCCGCGTGACCGGCTTTCCCGAAATTCTCGGGGGCCGGGTAAAGACGCTGCACCCGCACATCCACGGCGGCGTGCTGGCGGACAAGGATAATCCGGAACATGTGGCCACGCTGCGTGAACTGGGCATTGCCCCGTTCGACCTGATCTGCGTCAACCTGTACGACTTCGCCACCGCCGCGGCCAAGGGGCTGGACCTCAAGCAGGCCGTGGAGGAAATCGACATCGGCGGCCCGTGCATGCTGCGCGCCGCGGCCAAGAACTACCACTCCATCCTCGTGTTGCCGTCGCCCGCGTACTACGGGCGGGCCATGGAGGAGATGCGCGGCAACTCCATGCGCGTGGGTCTGGAATTCCGGCGCGAGATGTCGGTGCTCACCTTTGCCGCCACGGCGGCCTACGACCGCATGATCGCCGACTATCTGGCCGCAGCGGCAAGATAG
- a CDS encoding methylated-DNA--[protein]-cysteine S-methyltransferase: MDTTTCHTAADAVTAAPGASAVSGEARRPDDPRLALVRAACATLRERAEPVPLAELAAAAGLSPSHFQRVFTRLVGVSPRAYQQACREQRLRGALERGVPVAEAIYEAGFGSPSRVYEDAHGMLGMTPARYRKGAPGQQLAVAAAHTSLGWLVMAATPDGVCAIDIGDDREALLSGLQRRFPRAELHTPSDAVRQWLGAVVAFVEHGGAHPALPLDVRGTAFQHAVWSALRELPPGDTLAYAQLAARIGRPSAVRAVAAACARNPVAVVVPCHRVLGRDGALTGYRWGLDRKAELLRREAARMPIG; this comes from the coding sequence ATGGACACGACTACCTGCCATACCGCCGCTGATGCGGTGACCGCTGCGCCTGGCGCGTCAGCTGTGTCTGGCGAGGCCCGCCGGCCCGACGACCCGCGTCTGGCCTTGGTCCGGGCCGCTTGCGCCACCCTGCGCGAGCGTGCCGAGCCAGTCCCCCTGGCGGAGCTGGCTGCGGCGGCGGGCCTGAGCCCCAGCCATTTCCAGCGGGTGTTTACCCGGTTGGTGGGGGTATCGCCGCGCGCCTACCAGCAGGCCTGCCGCGAACAGCGCCTGCGTGGCGCGCTGGAGCGTGGCGTGCCCGTGGCCGAGGCCATCTACGAGGCCGGGTTCGGCTCGCCGAGCCGGGTCTACGAGGATGCCCACGGCATGCTGGGCATGACCCCGGCCCGCTACCGCAAGGGCGCACCCGGTCAGCAATTGGCCGTGGCCGCCGCGCACACGTCGCTGGGCTGGCTGGTCATGGCCGCCACGCCGGATGGCGTGTGCGCCATCGACATCGGCGATGATCGAGAGGCCCTGCTTTCCGGCCTGCAACGCCGTTTCCCCCGCGCCGAACTGCACACCCCCAGCGATGCGGTGCGGCAGTGGCTGGGCGCGGTGGTCGCCTTTGTCGAGCACGGCGGCGCGCATCCCGCGCTGCCGCTGGACGTGCGGGGTACCGCTTTTCAGCACGCGGTGTGGAGTGCCCTGCGCGAACTGCCCCCCGGCGACACCCTGGCCTACGCCCAGCTTGCCGCCCGCATCGGCAGGCCCAGTGCCGTACGCGCCGTGGCTGCCGCCTGCGCCCGCAACCCCGTGGCCGTGGTGGTGCCTTGCCACCGCGTGCTGGGCCGCGACGGCGCGCTCACCGGCTACCGCTGGGGGTTGGATCGAAAAGCCGAACTGCTGCGCCGCGAAGCCGCCCGAATGCCCATCGGGTGA
- a CDS encoding FAD-dependent oxidoreductase, with protein sequence MSKHVVVIGAVALGPKAACRFKRLEPDARVTMIDQSPRISYGGCGIPYFVSGEVNNIDALQATPYNVVRDPDFFRINKGVDVLTETRAVSIDRAAKTVQVEHLRTGEQQTLSYDKLVLALGSRANRPPVEGLDLGGVTAATNLEEAELIRNAMAAGTVSNAVIVGGGFIGLEMAVALADMWGIGVTVVELADRLMPGFLSSTLTRMVRHDLEKNGVTVLTGEKVVRLEGEDGTVARVVTDKRTIDAELVIMAAGVSPNTAIAKAAGLDTDPRGALIVNDRMQTSDPDIYSGGDCVTIPNLVTGKPGFFPLGSMANRQGRVVGTNLAGGNATFPGAVGSWVVKLFEISACGAGLTIETALREGYDAINVHVEQFDRAHFFPEKTIMSLELVVEKATRRVLGIQGVSTLGDALTARINAVATMLADKPTIEDISNAEIVYSPPFASAMDILNVVGNVAENILEGRARVIDPEEFERLWNERDTNDTVCFIDTRLSGNAVPFMEKYPDHWKNIPEEQIHDRLGEVPTDRTVVLVCNTGLRAYDAQLMLAKEGMTNTVSVQGGMVAMNKIGADI encoded by the coding sequence ATGTCCAAGCACGTCGTCGTCATCGGGGCCGTTGCCCTTGGCCCCAAGGCCGCCTGCCGGTTCAAGCGCCTCGAACCCGACGCCAGGGTCACCATGATCGACCAGTCGCCGCGCATTTCCTACGGCGGTTGCGGCATTCCCTATTTCGTCTCGGGCGAGGTCAACAACATCGACGCGCTGCAAGCCACCCCCTACAACGTGGTGCGCGACCCCGACTTCTTCCGCATCAACAAGGGCGTGGACGTGCTGACCGAAACCCGCGCCGTGTCCATCGACCGCGCGGCCAAGACCGTGCAGGTGGAACACCTGCGCACGGGCGAGCAGCAGACCCTTTCCTATGACAAGCTGGTGCTGGCGCTGGGCAGCCGGGCCAACAGGCCGCCCGTTGAAGGGCTGGACCTTGGGGGGGTTACCGCCGCCACCAACCTGGAAGAAGCCGAACTGATCCGCAATGCCATGGCCGCGGGCACGGTGAGCAACGCGGTGATCGTGGGCGGCGGGTTCATCGGCCTTGAAATGGCCGTGGCCCTTGCCGACATGTGGGGCATCGGCGTCACCGTGGTGGAACTGGCCGACCGGCTCATGCCGGGCTTTCTGTCCTCCACCCTCACCCGCATGGTGCGCCACGACCTGGAAAAGAACGGCGTCACCGTGCTGACGGGCGAAAAGGTGGTGCGGCTGGAAGGTGAGGACGGCACCGTGGCCCGCGTGGTGACCGACAAGCGCACCATAGATGCGGAACTGGTGATCATGGCCGCCGGGGTGTCGCCCAATACGGCCATCGCCAAGGCGGCGGGGCTGGATACCGACCCGCGCGGCGCGCTCATCGTCAACGACCGCATGCAGACCAGCGATCCGGACATCTATTCCGGCGGCGACTGCGTGACCATCCCCAACCTGGTCACCGGCAAGCCCGGCTTCTTCCCGCTGGGGTCCATGGCCAACCGCCAGGGCCGCGTGGTGGGCACCAACCTGGCTGGCGGCAACGCTACCTTCCCCGGCGCGGTGGGCAGCTGGGTGGTCAAGCTGTTCGAAATCTCGGCCTGCGGCGCGGGCCTGACCATCGAAACCGCCCTGCGCGAAGGCTATGACGCCATCAACGTGCACGTGGAGCAGTTCGACCGCGCGCACTTCTTCCCCGAAAAAACCATCATGTCGCTGGAACTGGTGGTGGAAAAGGCCACCCGCCGGGTGCTGGGCATCCAGGGCGTATCCACCCTGGGCGACGCGCTGACCGCGCGCATCAATGCCGTGGCCACCATGCTGGCCGACAAGCCGACCATCGAGGACATCAGCAACGCCGAAATCGTGTACTCGCCGCCGTTCGCCTCGGCCATGGACATCCTGAACGTGGTGGGCAACGTGGCCGAAAACATTCTGGAAGGCCGCGCCAGGGTCATCGACCCCGAAGAGTTCGAACGGCTGTGGAACGAGCGCGACACCAACGACACGGTGTGTTTCATCGACACCCGCCTTTCGGGCAATGCCGTGCCGTTCATGGAAAAGTACCCCGACCACTGGAAAAACATCCCCGAAGAACAGATCCACGACCGCCTGGGCGAAGTGCCCACCGACCGCACCGTGGTGCTGGTGTGCAACACCGGCCTGCGCGCCTACGACGCCCAGCTCATGCTGGCCAAGGAAGGCATGACCAATACGGTCAGCGTGCAGGGCGGCATGGTGGCCATGAACAAGATCGGGGCGGATATCTAG